The DNA segment CATTCCCGCAAATGAAAATAGAGGTTTCAGCACGTAGTTTTCCAGATCTGAAGGAATACTGCTCAGTTGATCCAGAAAAAATGTTTCAGGGGCAAACTCGCTCTTCAAAAAAGGCATGGTGTATTTACTGATCCTATAGAACCAGTTCGGATGGGTGATCCATTCGATATCCAGCTCATCCCGGGGGTCAAAACTGTCTTTGAACAGATCGGTATTGTCGCCAATCTCATCAAATATCAGTCGGTTATAAATTCTTTTCAACCTTATGTGTTCCCCGTTCTGCTCATAGTACAGGCTTTTACCTTCCTTTTTAATGTCGCTAAGGCTGAGAATTTTGATGCCCAGGTATCGGGCCGTCACGAGAAAGTCGATAGCGGTCTTTTGGTTGGAGGCATCAATGTCCATCAATGCAACTTCATGGGCTTCATGAGCTCCAAGAACGACTTCTTTGAGTAAGGCGATATATCCTGCTTCATCTAACTCATTGAAATATGGTGTAAGCTGTTCCGGAAGGGAATACGCTGCTTTATAAGTTTCCCCTAACAATGCCTGAAATCCATAAAGAGAAGGAAAACCCTGCATTTCTATCAACTTGGGTGTTAAGTCGCCATGTTCATCTTTACAGATGCCAAAGTCGAACGTTAGAAAGTGGGGCTGAGCATTTTCTGCAGGAACCTTCCAGTTCTCCGGAATCGATTTTTCCGTGAGTTCCTTAAAGTCCGGTTGTTGAATCAGCGCTATAATTTCAGCACCGGCAGCGATCAGTTTTTCTTTTAATGAAGCAGGAAGAAATATGGGTGTTTCCGCAACGCGAAAGGGAATTTTAGTAAATCCGTTTTCAAGTTTTTCTAAAAACTCAAGATACTTCTCCTCCGAAAAATGCTCATTAAATGATGCTCTGTAGCTGCTAATCATAGTTATGCTTCCTGTAAGGCATTTAATGCCTCATTTAAAAAGTTGGGTAAAATCACGCTTCTGGTGAGGGTAATCCTGTTCGGATCGTCTACGCTGTCCAACATATCCAGGTATTTTTCCGCGCCGTGATTTTCAATAATTGCTTTTTTCTTGTCTTCCTGCAAGAGGTATTGTTTCATTCCTACCGGATCTGCTTCCGGATGAAACTGAGTGCCTATAATTTCTTTGGTAAACCTAACGGCCATCACACAGCGTTCCAAGTCCACATGAGGGCGTTCTTTTTCCAAAGCCAGGACCTGTGCTGTTGTATTAGAGAAAAAGACATCTTCGGGATTGATCACTTGCCAATCTCTGCTGTCTACGGTATAAAAAGGATTAGGAAGGCCGTTAAATACCATCTCGTCTTCCCCTTCTTCTGTCAGGTAAATAGGAAAGATCCCAAAGGCGGTAGAACGTCTTCTGATGACCTTTCCTACGCCAAATTTCCGGCAGGCCATCTGGAAGGAATGGCAAATTAAAAACGCATATTTCTTTTGATGTTCATTTACGGCATTAAATGCATCAATATTATCCAGCAATGCGAAAAAGTCATTTTCCCATTGTTGTCCTTCTCCATCAAAAGGACTTCCCGGACCTCCGCTTGAAATATAGATATCGTAACCAATGCCTGGAATTTCGCCCTTTTGTCTCAGATCAAATACATCATAAGATAACTCTACTGACATTTCTTTCTGATAACGCAACAAGACTTCCTGAATCCCACGCATCCCCTGGTTGGTTACCCCATTGTTCATATCAATTACGGCAACCCTAATCTTATTTCTATCCCTTGTCATATTCTATCTCGCACCAATTAACGTTTGTGAAGTGATATAATCTACCACCGCCTCAAAGTTACCATTTTGTTCGTAAACAGCCAATTGCCTGTCTGCGCCCGTGCCATTTTCCAGAATTTTGTGTACATAATTAATGTCATCCCTGCAGCCCAGTTCGTCCACCACATCATCTACGAAGTCCAATAACTCCAGGACAAGATTTCTACAGTTTACTTCCATTTCTTTTCCAAAATCTATCAGGTTTCCATCAATGCCATACCTTGCAGCACGCCATTTGTTCTCATTGATCAATGCTCTGGAATAGCTGATGAACTTCATGTTTTGCAGCCGCAGTTTATATAACTTTGCGCACAAAGCCTGAAATAAGGCAACAAATGCCATCGTTTCATCGATCAGCATCGGGCAATCGCAAATTCTAAACTCAATAGTTTCAAAGAAGGGGTGTACCCTGATGTCCCACCAGATTTTTTTCGCGTTGTCAATACTATTGGTTTTGATCAATAGTTTCACGTAGTTGTCGTAATCTTCGATGCTGTTAAAGATGTCAGGAATCCCTGTTCTGGGGAATTTATCAAATATTTTTGTCCGGAAAGATTTGTATCCTGTGTTTCTGCTCTCCCAAAATGGAGAATTGGTAGACAAGGCAAAGACATGGGGTAAAAAATACCGGACCTGATTGGCAATATGAATGGCCAGCTCCCTGGACTGAAAGCCAACATGCACATGCAGGCCAAAAATCAGGTTAGACCTTGCTGCTTCCTGAAGTTCATTTACGATCTCGCTATAGCGCGGATGCTCTGTAATCAGCTGCTTTTCCCAATGTGAAAATGGGTGCGTACCGGCAGCGCCGATGCGTAAACCTTGTTCTCCTGCGAGTTGAGATACCGTATATCTCAATTGAGAAATTTCTGCACGGGCCTGTTCTGTGTTCTTACAGATTCCCGTACCTACCTCTACCACGGCCTGATGCATTTCTGCCTTTACCTGATCCTTATGTATTTTTTGTGCTGCCTCCACAATCTTCTGATCGTGTGAGGTCAGTTCGCGTGTTACGGGATCGACCACCATGTACTCTTCCTCTACACCAAGCGTAAAATCGTTCATCATATTAACTGTTGAATTGATGCCTTGTTATTTTTTTGTTGTACTTGCTTTCTTTGCTTTTACCGGAGCTTTTTTCGCTGCTGCCTTTGCTGCTGCTTTCGGCGCTGCAGTTGTTTTTGCCGCTTCTTGAGCCTTTGCTGCCGGTTTTGCTTTTCCAATCAGTGGAACATCATTTGCAGACGTTCTGATGTATTCGCCCCAGGTCAGGTTGTCTTGCCCATCCACATGTGCCTTTGCGCGTTCTATCGCATATTTTGCCGATGTTTCTACTACCCAGTCGAAATTCTCCTGGCCCACACTGGTTACTTCCGCATCAGGTGCAGGATTACAGAAATCAATTGCATATGGAATGCCATCACGAACCGCAAATTCTACCGTATTGAAATCATAACCCAGATATTGATTTAACAGGAGCACATAATCATGGATCGTTTGCAATAGTTTCTCGCTTGAAGGTCCTTTTTCGACTGCATAGCGCAAATGTGAAGGATTTCTAGGCTCATATTGCATAATTTTTACATACTTACCACCAATACAATAGCAACGGAAATATTCATCAAAAACGATTTCTTCCTGAAGCATCATCACCGTTTGTTTAGTCTGGCTGTGCTTATCAAAGAAATCCTCTTTGTCATGCAACTTATACACCTCTTTCCAACCACCGCCATCAAATGGCTTCATGTAGGCCGGGAAGCCTGTATATTCAAATATTCCATCCCAGTCCATCGGGAAGGCAAGGTTGCTGAATGATTTATCTGTAGTATCATCAGGTTGATCATAGGATGGGATCAATGCGGTTTTAGGAACCGGAACCCCTAATTTTATGGCCAGTGCATTGTTGAAAAATTTCTCATCAGCACTCCACCAAAAAGGATTATTGATCACTGCTGTTCCTGTCATCGCTGCATTTTTTAGTGCCGCACGGTAAAAGGGAACATCTTGCGAAATCCGATCTATAATCACCGAATATCCCAATGGTTCGGCCTGAAATATCTTATCGATACTTACAAATTCTGCCCTGATGTCTGGTCCTGCGATTTCGTTTACCCGTTTTACAAAGGCTTCTGGAAATGATCTTTCCTGCCCAAATAAGATTCCGATTTTTTTCATATAATTAGCGTAGTTTTTATAGGTCTTTCTGATTTTTACGTTATCTGGCCCCTTTGTTGGTTTTTGGCCGACAAGGTTCCTGGTTTTTTACTGATGTTTTGGTTTGTTTTTCGAATCCTCTGTGATTCTCTTGGTTTTGTTATTGATGAAACAACGAAAAGGCGTTAATGTTCTGATAAATATACCCTTAATGAATTACAATTGCGACAGGTACTCCGGAAACATTTGTCGCCAGATGGGCCAGTCATGATCTGCATTTTGCCGGATATCCAGCCAATGCCCGATGCCTTTTTCATTTAAGATACCGGAGAGCTTTTCATTGTCTCCTTTACACATATCCCTATCGGACGTTCCCAGAATAATTTTCATATTCCAAAGCTCCCGGTTTTGGTCATGTGGGAGATAATCTACCGGATTATTAAAATACACGTCGTCGTTGTAAAAGCCGTCGAGCTGTCCGCGGATATCAAAGGCACCGCTCATGCTAAACATATGGCTCACGAGCCAGGGATGTCTGAAGGCGAAATTCGCCGCATGATAACCCCCGAAACTACAACCTGCAGTAATAATCCTGTCGTGTCCGGTCTCCTGTCTTGCCAGGGAAGAAACCTCTTCCAATAACAATTTATCATACCAGATGTGGTTCTTTACCCGGTCTGCAGGATGGATGTCCTTATTGTACCAGCTTAGTTTATCGATACTGTCTACACAGTAGATTTTGATTTTTCCTTCTTCAATAAAGTGTTGTACAGACTCAATTAATTTGAAATCTTTGTTCTCAAAATACCGCCCCATACTGGTGGGAAAGAGCAGGATCGGATAACCACTTTGTCCGAAGGTCAGCAGCTCAAAATCCGCGTTTAGATTATGGCTATACCATTTTTTATACTCTTCAACCATGTTGCGAAAATTAGCTGCTTTAAGGTATAAAAAACTATTTTTAAACCCAAAGGAATATTCGCATTTCTTTCTATAAATCTGATGATTAGCTGAAAAATATTGACACTTATGAATATATTTTGTCAATAATAGTACCTTTGCAAACTATTTGTGAGAAAGGGGAAATTGCCGCATTATGTATACCACCATGTTACTTTCGGAAGTGATCAGAACTAAAAACGTGATAAAGTCTAACAGTTTAAAAAGAGAGGTAGAGCTGGAGATCTTTACTCCTGACAACCTGTTGGGGAATGAAACACTGAATCTGCTTATTTTAAACGATGGACAGGACGCCGAAGGCCTGGATTTGGAAAATACGTTAAACGCATTATACCGGACGCATAAAATAGAACCTCTGGTGGTCGTGGCTGTTAAAGCTTCTAAAGACCGCGTTCAGGAATATGGGGTTGCCGGTGTTCCCGACTTTCTGGGAAGGGGTGGCGCTGCTATTTCTTACACTGATTTTGTCATCAATGAACTGCTTCCTTTTATTCAGGGAGAAGTAGAGATGCCCATCAACGGGAAAAGGGCATTCGCCGGGTGTTCTCTTGGAGGATTGACCGCGTTTGATATTGCCTGGAATAACGACAACTATTTTGATGCAGTAGGGGTTTTTTCAGGATCTTTCTGGTGGAGAAAAAAAGACCTTAAAGACGGTTATACAGATGACGACCGCATTCTTCATCAAATGATTAAGCAAACAAAAGGCAAACCGGAGCTTAAATTCTGGCTGATGACAGGGACAGAAGACGAAACTGCTGATAGGAACCGCAATTACATTATAGATTCTATTGATGATACCATTGATGTAATTAAGGGCTTGCTGGAAAAAGGATACCAGCGTCCCGAAGACATCGCCTATTATGAAATGGTAGGAGGGAAACATGATGTTCCTAGCTGGTCTAAAGCAATGCCGGCATTTCTAACCTGGGCATTCGGTAGAAAAACCTATTTATAAGATTTACTGCTGATTTCTTCAATTTTATCCGAAGGATAAACAAATGTTCCGGAGGCATCTTCCAGGGATTTCCTGATCATCGCCAATGCGACCTTCTCAATTTTAATGCTCCTGTATTTCCGCAAACCGGAAATCAACAATGGGTTTAAGATCTGCATCACAACCGTCATCAGGCCCTCGAGGTTGCGGCTTTCTTTTCTTTCGCCAACGAGTAGTGAGGGTTGATAGATATGAATGCTTTTAAATGGAATGGCTTTCAGGTCTCTTTCTACTTCTCCTTTTGTTTTCGTATAAAAGATGCTGGAAGAAGGGTTTGCGCCTAAGGCCGACACAAGGTGATACTGTTCTGTGCCATTACTTTGGGCAATTGCTGCCGCATCGAGCGGATATTGATAATCTATCTTTTTGTATTGTACCTGATCGGGTGTTTTACTTTTTGTGGTCCCCAGGCAACAGAAAACCACATCTCCCTGGATTTGTAAGGCATAATCGTTCAGTTTATCAAAATCTACAACCAGCTGTTTTAGCTTGGGGTGTTGCCTTTCCAGCTTTTTCCGGCCAACAATGAGCACTTCTTTGTAATGGCTGTTGCTCAGCAGCTGTTCGAGTAAACTTTCTCCTATTAATCCACTCGCACCAAGTAGAACTGCTTTCTTCT comes from the Pedobacter sp. FW305-3-2-15-E-R2A2 genome and includes:
- a CDS encoding carboxylate-amine ligase; this translates as MMNDFTLGVEEEYMVVDPVTRELTSHDQKIVEAAQKIHKDQVKAEMHQAVVEVGTGICKNTEQARAEISQLRYTVSQLAGEQGLRIGAAGTHPFSHWEKQLITEHPRYSEIVNELQEAARSNLIFGLHVHVGFQSRELAIHIANQVRYFLPHVFALSTNSPFWESRNTGYKSFRTKIFDKFPRTGIPDIFNSIEDYDNYVKLLIKTNSIDNAKKIWWDIRVHPFFETIEFRICDCPMLIDETMAFVALFQALCAKLYKLRLQNMKFISYSRALINENKWRAARYGIDGNLIDFGKEMEVNCRNLVLELLDFVDDVVDELGCRDDINYVHKILENGTGADRQLAVYEQNGNFEAVVDYITSQTLIGAR
- a CDS encoding esterase, whose product is MVEEYKKWYSHNLNADFELLTFGQSGYPILLFPTSMGRYFENKDFKLIESVQHFIEEGKIKIYCVDSIDKLSWYNKDIHPADRVKNHIWYDKLLLEEVSSLARQETGHDRIITAGCSFGGYHAANFAFRHPWLVSHMFSMSGAFDIRGQLDGFYNDDVYFNNPVDYLPHDQNRELWNMKIILGTSDRDMCKGDNEKLSGILNEKGIGHWLDIRQNADHDWPIWRQMFPEYLSQL
- a CDS encoding NAD(P)H-binding protein, which translates into the protein MEKKAVLLGASGLIGESLLEQLLSNSHYKEVLIVGRKKLERQHPKLKQLVVDFDKLNDYALQIQGDVVFCCLGTTKSKTPDQVQYKKIDYQYPLDAAAIAQSNGTEQYHLVSALGANPSSSIFYTKTKGEVERDLKAIPFKSIHIYQPSLLVGERKESRNLEGLMTVVMQILNPLLISGLRKYRSIKIEKVALAMIRKSLEDASGTFVYPSDKIEEISSKSYK
- a CDS encoding GMP synthase — protein: MTRDRNKIRVAVIDMNNGVTNQGMRGIQEVLLRYQKEMSVELSYDVFDLRQKGEIPGIGYDIYISSGGPGSPFDGEGQQWENDFFALLDNIDAFNAVNEHQKKYAFLICHSFQMACRKFGVGKVIRRRSTAFGIFPIYLTEEGEDEMVFNGLPNPFYTVDSRDWQVINPEDVFFSNTTAQVLALEKERPHVDLERCVMAVRFTKEIIGTQFHPEADPVGMKQYLLQEDKKKAIIENHGAEKYLDMLDSVDDPNRITLTRSVILPNFLNEALNALQEA
- a CDS encoding alpha/beta hydrolase-fold protein → MYTTMLLSEVIRTKNVIKSNSLKREVELEIFTPDNLLGNETLNLLILNDGQDAEGLDLENTLNALYRTHKIEPLVVVAVKASKDRVQEYGVAGVPDFLGRGGAAISYTDFVINELLPFIQGEVEMPINGKRAFAGCSLGGLTAFDIAWNNDNYFDAVGVFSGSFWWRKKDLKDGYTDDDRILHQMIKQTKGKPELKFWLMTGTEDETADRNRNYIIDSIDDTIDVIKGLLEKGYQRPEDIAYYEMVGGKHDVPSWSKAMPAFLTWAFGRKTYL